The following are encoded together in the Pedobacter sp. D749 genome:
- a CDS encoding YifB family Mg chelatase-like AAA ATPase: MLVKTYGSAVYGVNALTITIEVNISAGTKYYMVGLPDNAVKESLQRVASAINVSGFRMPKQKIVVNLAPADMKKEGSSYDLPIAIGILAASGQIPADELEDYFIMGELSLDGSIQPIKGALPIAIQAQQEGFQGFILPKQNVREAAIVNDLVAYGVENLAQVIAFFNKSEALEQVKVNTKEEFLKNINNYEHDFADVKGQENIKRALEIAAAGGHNVILIGPPGAGKTMLAKRLPTILPPLNLNEALETTKIHSVAGKLSASDALMTSRPYRSPHHTISDVALVGGGINPQPGEISLAHNGVLFLDELPEFKRTVLEVMRQPLEDRKVAIARARFSVEYPASFMLVASMNPCPCGFYNHPEKDCVCAPGVVQKYLSKISGPLLDRIDLHVEVTPVNFTELASTAETERSNFIRQRVIKAREIQDLRFADREDLHCNAQMSPKMVRKVCQISDEGNSLLKSAMEKLGLSARAYDRILKVARTIADLDGSENVEMEHLAESINYRSLDRDGWAG; the protein is encoded by the coding sequence ATGCTTGTAAAAACATACGGGAGTGCTGTTTATGGCGTAAATGCACTAACCATAACAATCGAAGTGAATATTAGCGCGGGCACCAAATACTATATGGTGGGCCTGCCCGATAATGCGGTAAAAGAAAGTTTGCAAAGGGTGGCCAGCGCCATTAATGTTTCAGGTTTTCGCATGCCTAAACAGAAAATAGTGGTAAACCTGGCACCTGCCGACATGAAAAAAGAAGGCTCCTCATACGATCTGCCAATTGCCATCGGCATTTTAGCGGCTTCAGGCCAAATCCCAGCCGACGAATTAGAAGATTATTTTATTATGGGCGAACTTTCTTTAGATGGAAGCATACAGCCCATAAAAGGAGCTTTGCCAATTGCCATACAAGCCCAACAGGAAGGTTTTCAAGGATTCATCTTACCGAAACAAAACGTTCGTGAAGCAGCCATTGTAAACGATTTAGTGGCTTATGGCGTAGAAAACCTGGCCCAGGTAATTGCTTTCTTTAATAAAAGCGAAGCGCTGGAACAAGTTAAAGTGAATACCAAAGAAGAATTCTTAAAAAACATCAATAATTATGAACACGATTTTGCAGACGTTAAAGGACAGGAAAATATTAAAAGAGCCTTGGAAATTGCCGCTGCAGGTGGTCATAATGTTATTTTAATTGGTCCACCAGGTGCAGGCAAAACCATGCTGGCCAAGCGCCTGCCCACGATATTGCCCCCATTAAATTTAAACGAAGCTTTAGAAACTACGAAAATCCATTCTGTTGCCGGAAAACTCTCTGCAAGCGATGCACTAATGACAAGCCGTCCGTACCGCTCACCACACCATACCATTAGCGATGTAGCCCTGGTAGGCGGCGGAATCAATCCACAACCCGGAGAAATATCACTGGCACATAACGGTGTTTTATTTTTAGATGAACTACCTGAATTTAAACGAACTGTTTTGGAGGTAATGCGCCAACCTTTAGAAGACCGTAAAGTAGCTATTGCAAGGGCAAGGTTTTCGGTAGAATATCCAGCCAGCTTTATGTTGGTGGCCTCAATGAACCCTTGCCCATGTGGTTTTTACAATCACCCCGAGAAAGATTGCGTTTGTGCACCTGGTGTGGTGCAAAAATACCTGAGTAAAATATCCGGACCGCTTTTAGACCGGATAGATCTTCATGTAGAAGTAACACCCGTTAACTTTACAGAATTAGCCTCCACTGCAGAAACAGAAAGAAGCAACTTTATCAGGCAACGTGTAATTAAAGCACGGGAAATTCAGGATCTACGTTTTGCAGATAGAGAAGACCTGCATTGCAATGCCCAAATGAGTCCGAAAATGGTTCGCAAAGTATGCCAGATCAGTGATGAAGGAAACAGTCTCCTGAAATCAGCCATGGAAAAATTAGGTCTTTCGGCCCGTGCCTACGACCGGATTTTGAAAGTTGCACGGACCATAGCCGATTTAGATGGAAGTGAAAACGTAGAAATGGAACACTTAGCAGAATCGATTAATTACAGAAGTTTGGATAGGGATGGCTGGGCGGGGTAA
- a CDS encoding energy transducer TonB — MINNLYFKSILKMLKVLLSIIFLMLSQHLYSQGRDGNITINLKKSEENRVYYSDEVGVKAHFPNGEGEWGKYLLSNSRYPKMPKKNKAIGRIFLSFVIEKDGKITDAVITRGLNIKCDEEALRLLRSSGNWIAATLKSKNVRSKGNISIAFGLN; from the coding sequence ATGATTAATAATTTATACTTTAAATCAATATTAAAAATGTTGAAGGTATTATTATCTATAATTTTTCTGATGTTAAGTCAACATCTTTATTCTCAAGGCAGGGATGGGAATATTACTATAAATCTGAAAAAAAGCGAAGAAAATCGCGTTTATTATTCGGACGAGGTAGGTGTAAAAGCTCACTTCCCGAATGGAGAAGGTGAATGGGGAAAATATCTTTTAAGTAATTCAAGATATCCTAAAATGCCTAAAAAGAATAAAGCCATTGGAAGAATTTTTTTATCATTTGTAATTGAAAAGGATGGAAAGATAACTGATGCGGTAATAACACGCGGGTTAAATATTAAGTGTGATGAAGAGGCATTGAGGTTATTGAGGTCATCTGGAAACTGGATTGCTGCAACCCTAAAATCAAAAAATGTCCGCTCAAAAGGGAATATCAGCATCGCTTTTGGATTGAATTAG
- the ffh gene encoding signal recognition particle protein: MFDNLQDKLDRAFKVLKGQGSITEINVAETMKEIRKALLDADVNYKTAKTFTDDVRQKALGQNVLTAVSPGQLLTKIMNDELAALMGGEVTELDTKANPTIILIAGLNGAGKTTFAGKLALHLKGKGKKPLLVAGDMYRPAAVDQLEVLGTSVGVSVYANRASNDPVGIALEGIAHGKQNGNNVIIIDTAGRLAIDESLMNEISEVKAKTQPHEILFVVDSMTGQDAVNTAKVFNDRLDFTGVVLTKLDGDTRGGAALSIKSVVNKPIKFIGTGEKMEALDVFYPDRMASRILGMGDVVSLVERAQMQFDEKEAAELQKKIRKNKFDFNDFYNQIQQIKKMGNMKDLMGMIPGVGKMMKNVDIQDDAFKSIEAIINSMTPFEKENPDSIQQSRRLRIAKGSGSKVEEVTKLIKQFEDMRKMMKQFSNPAAAAAMMKGMPKMPFGR, from the coding sequence ATGTTTGATAATTTACAGGACAAGCTAGACAGAGCGTTTAAAGTATTAAAAGGACAAGGCAGTATTACGGAAATCAACGTGGCAGAAACCATGAAAGAAATCCGCAAAGCATTATTAGATGCCGATGTTAACTATAAAACAGCAAAAACATTTACTGATGATGTGAGGCAAAAAGCTTTGGGGCAAAACGTACTTACTGCCGTTTCTCCGGGCCAACTGCTTACCAAAATAATGAACGATGAACTTGCAGCCTTAATGGGTGGCGAAGTTACAGAGTTAGATACTAAAGCAAACCCTACCATTATCTTAATTGCAGGTTTAAACGGTGCGGGTAAAACTACTTTTGCAGGTAAACTGGCCCTGCACTTAAAAGGCAAGGGCAAAAAACCTTTATTGGTAGCAGGCGATATGTACCGTCCGGCGGCTGTAGATCAATTGGAGGTTTTAGGAACCTCTGTTGGTGTATCCGTTTACGCAAACCGCGCATCAAACGATCCTGTTGGCATCGCTTTAGAAGGTATTGCACACGGTAAACAAAATGGAAATAACGTAATCATTATCGATACCGCAGGTCGTTTAGCGATCGACGAATCTTTAATGAACGAAATATCTGAAGTTAAAGCTAAAACGCAACCGCACGAGATTTTATTTGTTGTGGATTCAATGACTGGTCAGGATGCGGTGAATACAGCCAAAGTATTTAATGACCGTTTAGATTTTACAGGTGTTGTTTTAACCAAACTGGATGGCGATACCCGTGGTGGTGCGGCCCTTTCCATTAAATCGGTAGTAAACAAGCCGATTAAATTTATTGGTACCGGCGAGAAAATGGAAGCACTGGATGTTTTCTATCCAGATCGTATGGCATCGCGTATTTTGGGTATGGGTGATGTGGTTTCGCTTGTTGAACGTGCACAAATGCAGTTCGATGAGAAAGAAGCAGCAGAACTGCAGAAGAAAATCCGTAAGAATAAATTTGATTTCAACGATTTCTACAACCAGATTCAGCAGATCAAGAAAATGGGTAACATGAAAGATCTGATGGGCATGATACCAGGTGTGGGTAAAATGATGAAGAATGTAGATATCCAGGATGATGCTTTTAAATCAATCGAAGCCATCATCAATTCGATGACACCATTTGAGAAAGAAAACCCGGATAGCATTCAGCAAAGTCGCCGTTTACGTATTGCAAAAGGTTCAGGAAGTAAGGTAGAAGAAGTAACCAAGCTCATTAAACAGTTTGAAGATATGCGTAAAATGATGAAGCAGTTTTCTAACCCGGCAGCCGCAGCGGCAATGATGAAAGGTATGCCTAAAATGCCATTTGGCAGATAG
- a CDS encoding DUF5916 domain-containing protein produces MKRCILLFFIFICAFSQAQDISKQRQLEAKRTLQSPKIDGILDDECWNNVPIATDFIQIRPNPGKIETHDRRTEMKVLYDDVAIYVYARMYDHPDSVSHELVSRDNIGNADFISIILDPFYDKMNGNGFFVTAAGVQFDAKYSQVGDEDANWNAVWESAVKLDDKGWTCEMKIPYSALRFSSKDIQHWGLNFSRRIQRSNTQTFWNFVDPKVNGFINQEGLWTGIKDIKPPLRLSFSPYISAYVNHYPVNLPGVKNTTSRFNGGMDVKYGINNSFTLDMTLVPDFGQVQSDNRILNLTPFEVKFNENRQFFTEGTELFNKGDLFYSKRIGSIPSYYDYSGVGSDKIVKDQKEAKVLNATKISGRTAKGLGIGIFNAITNSMETEVEDAQGNVRMVETQPLTNYNILVFDQSLKNNSSATFINTNVLRQGSAYDANVTALLFNLNNKGNKYFVNGAAKMSYLKGNETSTGYSYGLKFGKQSGNFTWSYSQQYADDKFDPSDLGFFTNNNFLDQVADFHYNVYKPGSWYNQLLSYFNVLYSRRATPGSFQTFSVEGGPYVQFKNLWSAEVNGIYTAAKNDFYESRNGQVYKAPESYSFVLYVNPNRAKAYNFGGNFRYREQELFKGKEYNFYFFQNLRINDKIAFGLDLNFNPNYNYVNWVTAQGDQAIFSKYDRRTVENSFDAKYTFTNLMGFTVVLRHYWSDRRNKQYFLLKPDGNLTDYTGAPLNGLDRNYNVFNIDLIYTWQFAPGSTLSVSYKDAAETNDTYYTQRYNKNLSGILNAPQNNSLSVKVLYYVDYLDFKKKRKKV; encoded by the coding sequence ATGAAACGCTGTATCCTCCTTTTTTTTATATTTATTTGTGCTTTTTCTCAGGCTCAGGATATTTCGAAACAGCGCCAGTTGGAAGCGAAAAGAACGCTGCAAAGCCCTAAAATAGATGGTATTCTAGATGACGAATGTTGGAACAATGTTCCCATTGCTACTGATTTTATTCAGATCAGGCCAAATCCGGGAAAGATAGAAACCCATGACCGACGTACCGAAATGAAGGTGCTTTACGATGATGTTGCCATTTATGTCTATGCGCGGATGTACGATCATCCTGACAGCGTTTCGCACGAACTTGTTTCGAGGGATAATATTGGTAATGCCGATTTCATTTCAATAATTCTTGATCCTTTTTATGATAAAATGAACGGAAACGGGTTTTTCGTAACCGCTGCCGGTGTGCAGTTTGACGCTAAATACTCACAGGTGGGCGATGAAGACGCCAACTGGAATGCAGTATGGGAAAGTGCTGTTAAATTGGATGATAAAGGCTGGACCTGTGAAATGAAAATTCCCTATTCAGCCCTTCGCTTTTCCAGTAAGGATATTCAGCACTGGGGATTGAATTTTAGCCGGAGGATACAGCGGAGCAATACGCAAACTTTTTGGAATTTCGTCGATCCGAAAGTAAATGGCTTTATTAACCAGGAAGGCCTTTGGACCGGGATAAAAGATATTAAACCGCCATTAAGGTTATCTTTTTCGCCTTATATTTCGGCCTATGTAAACCATTATCCGGTTAATTTGCCGGGGGTAAAAAACACCACCTCGCGGTTTAATGGCGGGATGGATGTAAAATACGGGATCAACAACAGTTTTACCCTCGATATGACGCTGGTGCCCGATTTCGGTCAGGTGCAATCTGATAACCGGATACTGAACCTTACCCCTTTTGAAGTAAAATTTAACGAAAACCGCCAGTTTTTTACTGAAGGGACAGAACTTTTTAACAAGGGGGATCTTTTTTATTCGAAACGGATTGGTTCTATTCCGTCCTATTACGATTATAGTGGCGTAGGCAGCGATAAAATTGTGAAGGATCAGAAAGAAGCCAAGGTGCTCAACGCTACAAAAATATCTGGAAGGACGGCGAAAGGCCTGGGTATCGGGATTTTTAATGCGATAACCAATAGTATGGAAACCGAAGTGGAAGATGCTCAGGGGAACGTGCGTATGGTGGAAACCCAACCGCTTACCAATTACAATATTCTGGTTTTCGATCAGTCGTTAAAAAACAACAGCTCGGCGACATTTATTAATACCAACGTTTTAAGGCAGGGTTCGGCTTACGATGCCAATGTAACTGCTTTACTGTTTAACCTGAACAATAAAGGCAATAAGTATTTTGTTAACGGTGCGGCTAAGATGAGCTATTTAAAGGGTAACGAAACCAGTACCGGATATAGTTACGGGCTTAAGTTTGGTAAACAGAGTGGTAATTTTACCTGGAGTTATTCTCAGCAATACGCCGACGATAAATTCGATCCGTCTGATTTAGGCTTTTTTACCAACAACAATTTTTTAGATCAGGTGGCGGATTTCCATTATAATGTTTATAAACCAGGCAGTTGGTACAATCAGTTATTAAGCTACTTTAATGTTTTATACTCGAGGAGGGCTACACCTGGCAGCTTCCAAACTTTTTCTGTAGAAGGCGGACCTTATGTTCAATTCAAAAATCTTTGGTCGGCAGAAGTAAACGGGATCTATACCGCTGCAAAAAACGATTTCTACGAATCGAGAAACGGGCAGGTATATAAGGCCCCTGAAAGCTATAGTTTCGTGTTATATGTTAATCCCAATCGTGCAAAAGCTTATAACTTCGGTGGAAATTTCCGTTACAGAGAACAGGAACTTTTTAAGGGTAAAGAATATAACTTTTACTTTTTCCAAAACCTACGGATAAATGATAAAATTGCTTTTGGTTTAGATCTTAATTTTAACCCGAATTATAATTATGTAAACTGGGTAACGGCACAGGGTGATCAAGCTATTTTCTCCAAATACGACCGCAGAACGGTAGAAAACTCTTTCGATGCCAAATATACTTTTACCAATTTAATGGGATTTACGGTGGTGTTGAGACATTATTGGAGCGACAGAAGGAATAAACAATATTTCCTGCTTAAACCTGATGGCAATTTAACCGATTATACCGGAGCGCCGCTAAATGGATTGGATAGAAATTACAATGTATTTAACATTGACTTAATTTACACCTGGCAGTTTGCGCCAGGCAGCACTTTGTCTGTTTCCTATAAAGATGCTGCAGAAACTAACGACACTTATTATACACAGCGTTATAATAAAAACCTGAGTGGAATTTTGAATGCGCCGCAAAATAACAGCCTTTCGGTTAAGGTTTTGTATTATGTAGATTATCTGGACTTTAAGAAAAAAAGGAAAAAGGTTTAG